From one Esox lucius isolate fEsoLuc1 chromosome 11, fEsoLuc1.pri, whole genome shotgun sequence genomic stretch:
- the fam171a2a gene encoding protein FAM171A2, with the protein MPTSKATWMNGHLSGICNVAVRMPPPHIFRPLLVVFLGSLWDGLAKSIADQGALEVLIRVQVFDNSDLSPIAEAGVDVFGNQSALASSKAGEDGIVTVTFLYRPGTWVIVTATKNGFVTNSAPWHASRVPLYASVSLYLLPQRPATLILYDDVVQVLLGTPGGKNQPWMQLQRRSMSLALNSTKPELSAALTYAQSQYEMGGFPYPLGWEGNATGVNSSWVELTAVAAVSAHLYGQNGTSVQAWEPIHMSIPLPVDTPLQTATSVPMWRFDDKTGLWVRKGTGYIKKNGTQLTWSFVASQLGYWLAAFPSTTGSALNPSGLRDISIYHTFFLLAILGSMALLVLVLLCLLLYYCRRRCLKPRQQQHRHGKTLVSAGLDGSRRDQCTSTSQLNLISSGHILVDTASSTGGDPDALKSDLSSSRDIHSSREDFFRHAAPGKAQRQSRLNVDAVARCSGAGGESFPMKATTRSTNTNDQEPPRLARDDTRSFSSVEENTHDPGRRHNHHTRNAGDSQGYSSDPPSPPPLLPPFTGHYQDYCGLPPEYSASQTGDLLARPNSLNTQPGQLIFCHSMDQMKESVYRSVVPTLVIPAHYMRLSSDLSAVEQALERQQQMQHDVEGIQVSMTLPRQQNQQNRQQNQQNQQQQNHQQHRQGDEESDQRGEESEHSKWASDPNAAPMRIPVLFNDNTISQMNGELQALTEKKLLELGVKPHPRAWFVSLDGRSNSLVRHSYIELGGDPLSVPGGGAGAVGSHHDNRVDVAREANIKQRRGKEERKAREAAAMAERKDHAGKTYTKLPCIDPADPPSGESFTAAHSPEDNSMAPLLDEAPETIVRGGTFPRKGRSQDNSARSSSTNTSEATRRDSATSPEDGEDADDKDEEGNRKSPWQKREERPLMVWK; encoded by the exons aggtTCTCATCAGAGTCCAGGTATTCGACAACAGTGACCTTTCACCTATAGCGGAGGCTGGTGTAGATGTTTTCGGGAACCAGTCCGCCTTAGCGTCCAGCAAGGCAGGGGAAGATGGCATTGTCACTGTCACCTTCCTGTACCGCCCCGGCACCTGGGTCATCGTCACGGCAACCAAGAACGGCTTTGTCACTAACTCCGCCCCCTGGCATGCCAGCCGCGTCCCCT TGTATGCATCAGTCAGCCTCTACCTGCTCCCTCAGAGACCTGCCACCCTGATCCTGTATGATGATGTAGTCCAGGTGCTGCTTGGAACCCCAG gaGGTAAGAACCAGCCTTGGATGCAGCTCCAGAGGAGGTCAATGTCTCTGGCCCTGAACTCCACCAAGCCGGAGCTTTCCGCTGCGCTGACCTACGCTCAGAGCCAATACGAGATGGGAGGCTTCCCCTACCCCCTGGGCTGGGAGGGCAACGCCACTG GGGTTAACAGTAGCTGGGTGGAGCTGACGGCGGTGGCGGCGGTCAGTGCCCACCTGTACGGACAGAATGGGACCAGCGTTCAGGCGTGGGAGCCCATTCACATGTCCATCCCCCTCCCTGTGGACACGCCCCTGCAGACGGCCACCAGCGTGCCCATGTGGAGGTTTGACGACAAGACCG GACTCTGGGTTAGGAAAGGAACTGGCTACATCAAGAAGAACGGCACACAGCTGACATGGAGTTTTGTGGCCAGTCAGCTGGGATACTGGCTGGCAGCGTTTCCTTCAACCACAG GCTCAGCACTGAACCCCAGCGGCCTGCGAGATATCTCCATATACCACACCTTCTTCCTGCTGGCCATCCTGGGCTCCATGGCTCTTCTGGTGCTGGTTCTGCTCTGTCTGCTGCTGTACTACTGCAG AAGGAGATGTCTAAAACCTCGACAGCAGCAGCACCGCCATGGCAAGACGCTCGTCTCCGCCGGCCTGGACGGCTCCAGGAGGGATCAATGCACATCCACCTCCCAGCTCAACCTCATCAGCTCGGGCCACATCCTCGTGGACACAGCCTCTTCCACTGGGGGAGACCCAGACGCCCTCAAATCGGACCTGTCCTCCTCCCGAGACATCCACAGCTCCAGGGAGGACTTCTTCCGCCATGCTGCCCCGGGCAAGGCCCAGCGTCAATCCCGGCTGAACGTGGATGCTGTCGCCAGGTGTAGCGGTGCCGGGGGGGAGAGTTTTCCCATGAAGGCGACAACGCGCTCTACTAACACCAATGACCAGGAGCCCCCTCGACTGGCCCGGGACGACACGCGCAGCTTCAGCTCGGTGGAGGAGAACACCCACGACCCCGGGCGTCGCCACAACCACCACACCCGCAACGCCGGCGACAGCCAGGGCTACTCCTCAGATCCTCCGTCACCGCCGCCTCTGCTGCCTCCTTTCACCGGACACTACCAGGATTACTGCGGCCTACCCCCGGAGTACTCGGCATCTCAGACCGGGGACCTCCTGGCCAGGCCCAACTCCCTGAACACCCAGCCAGGCCAGCTCATCTTCTGCCACTCCATGGACCAGATGAAGGAGAGCGTGTATCGGAGCGTTGTGCCCACGCTGGTAATCCCGGCCCACTACATGCGCCTGTCATCAGACCTGTCGGCCGTGGAGCaggccctggagaggcagcagcAGATGCAGCATGACGTCGAGGGGATCCAGGTGAGCATGACCCTGCCCAGGCAGCAGAACCAACAGAACCGCCAGCAGAACCAACAGAACCAGCAGCAACAGAATCACCAGCAGCACCGGCAGGGGGATGAGGAGAGCGATCAGCGTGGGGAGGAGTCGGAACACTCCAAGTGGGCCTCGGACCCCAACGCGGCTCCGATGCGCATCCCTGTCCTGTTCAACGACAACACCATATCCCAGATGAACGGAGAGCTGCAGGCACTTACAGAGAAGAAGCTCCTGGAGCTGGGGGTGAAGCCTCACCCCCGGGCCTGGTTTGTGTCCCTGGACGGTCGCTCCAACTCCCTGGTCCGCCACTCCTACATCGAGCTGGGCGGCGACCCCCTCAGCGTCCCCGGTGGAGGGGCGGGAGCTGTGGGCAGTCACCACGACAACAGAGTGGACGTGGCTCGTGAGGCCAACATAAAGCAGCggagggggaaagaggagaggaaggccCGAGAGGCAGCGGCCATGGCCGAGAGGAAGGATCACGCCGGGAAGACCTACACCAAACTCCCCTGTATTGACCCCGCCGACCCGCCCAGCGGCGAAAGCTTCACCGCTGCACACTCCCCGGAGGACAACTCCATGGCACCGCTCCTGGACGAGGCCCCAGAGACCATCGTCCGCGGGGGCACGTTCCCCCGGAAGGGCCGTAGCCAGGACAACAGCGCTCGGAGCAGTAGCACCAACACAAGCGAGGCAACACGCAGGGACTCGGCCACCAGCCCGGAGGACGGGGAGGACGCCGACGACAAGGACGAGGAGGGGAACAGGAAGAGTCCCTGGCAAAAGCGCGAGGAGAGACCCCTCATGGTTTGGAAGTAA